TATTAATATTTCGCCAAAATTTCCATTCAGTTTTTCTTTTATTTTTTTTAAAAAGCTAATATCATAATCTTGAATTTCACTTTTCTCCTTATCTAATACTCCTTCAGCATACTTGTACCTTTGTAAAACATACCTTTTTGCAGGAGAAATCCAATCAGCTAAAGCCTCAAAATCTTCTAAAGTAAGTAGTTTGTCATTTACAGTAGTTCTAAATTCGTAATCTATATTAGAATTTTTAACTATCTCTACACTTTTTTGAATATTATCTATATCTTTTTTGTTTTTTAAAAATATGCCATATTTTTCTATTGGCGCTTTTATATCCATAGCTATATAATCGAGCAATCCTTCATCTAATAGATCTTCTAACACTTGTGGCCTTGATCCATTAGTGTCAAGCTTAACACTAAAATTTAAATCCTTTATATTTTTTATAAAATCTTGTAATCCTTTCCAAAGAGTAGGTTCTCCGCCTGTAATACACACTCCTTCTATTAAATTTGCTCTCTTTTTAAGGTAATCAAAAAACTCCTTTTCACTCCGTATACCTTCCCTTATTTGAATTAAATAAGAGTTATGGCAGTAAGGACACTTAAAATTGCAGCCACTTACAAAAACAGTGGCTGCAATTTTTCCTGGGAAATCAGCAAAAGAAACAGGCATAAAATCGTACATCATACAACAAATTCCTTTCTGTCCTTAAACTCTTTTTTCTTCCCTTCATTCCAATTCTTTACTGGCCTATAATATCCAACTACGCGGCTGTAAACCTCACATTCTTTCCCACAGTAAGGACATTCAAAATGTTCCCCAGAAATATACCCATGGTCTTCACAGATTGAAAAAGTTGGAGTTATAGTGTAATAAGGAATTCTATAATTATAAGCTATTTTTTTGACTAGAGCTTTGCAGGTGTTCACATCGTTTATACTCTCTCCAATAAATCCGTGAAATACTGTACCTCCTGTGTATTTTGTTTGTAACTCTTCTTGTAAGTCTAAAGCAGTAAATATATCTTCCGTAAAGTCTACAGGAAGCTGTGTTGAATTAGTATAGTAAGGCACATCGCTACCTGCAGTTATTATGTCGGGGAATAATTCTTTATCTTTTTTAGCCAATCTATAGGAAGCTCCTTCTGCAGGGGAGGCTTCTAAATTGTACATGAAATTAGATTCTAATTGATATTGTTCTAATTTATGCCTCATAAAATCTAATACTTCAAGTGCAAATTTCCTTCCCTCTTCACTGGCTATGCTTACTCCCATGAAATTTAATAGTGCTTCATTCATTCCAATGAGTCCTATCGTGTTAAAATGATTTTTCCAGTAAAATCCAAATCTCTTTTTTATATCTCTTAAGTAAAATTTTGAATAAGGATACAATCCCATTTCAGTCATTTTCTCTAAAACTTCTCTCTTTATTTCAAGGCTTGTTTTTGCAATATCCATAAGCCTTTCTAACCTTTGGAAAAACTCTTCTTTTGATTTAGATAAATATCCAATTCTTGGAATATTTATTGTTACAACTCCTATTGAACCTGTAAGAGGATTCGCTCCAAAAAGCCCTCCTCCACGCTTTCTTAATTCTCTGTTGTCCAACCTTAGCCGACAGCACATACTACGCACATCATTGGGATCTAAATCACTATTTACAAAATTGCTAAAATAGGGTAAACCATACTTCGCAGTCATTTCCATTATTTTATTTATGACAGGACTATTCCAGTCAAAATTTTTAGTTATATTATAAGTAGGTATTGGAAAAGTAAATATCCTCCCGCTGGCATCTCCTTCCATCATAACTTCTGCAAATGCTATATTTAACATGTCCATTTCTTTTTGAAATTCTTTATATGTTTTATCCATCAATTGACCACCAATTATAACAGGTTCATCTGCCATAATCTCCGGTACCACAAGATCCATAGTTATGTTTGTAAAAGGAGTTTGAAATCCCACTCTAGTTGGAACATTTATGTTAAATATAAACTCCTGTAAAGCTTGCTTAACCTCTTTGTAAGAAAGATTATCGTAATATATAAAAGGTGCCAAATAGGTATCAAAATTAGAAAAAGCTTGTGCACCGGCTGCTTCCCCTTGAAGTGTATAGAAAAAATTGACAATCTGTCCAAGAGCGGACCTAAAGTGCTTTGGAGGTTTGCTTTGAACTTTCCCCTCTACCCCTGTAAATCCAGAAAGCAGTAAATCCCTTAAATCCCATCCACAGCAATACACAGATAAAAGGCCTAAGTCATGAATGTGCAAATCTCCATTTACATGGGCATCTCTAACTTCTGGAGGATATATTTTGTTTAACCAGTAATGAGCTGTTATCGTACTGGAGATATGATTATTTAAACCTTGAAGTGAATAACTCATATTGCTATTTTCATTTACTCTCCAATCTTGTTTCCCTATGTATTCATCCACCATTTTTTCAATGTCCATAAACATTTTTTTAAATTCTCTTATCTCTTGATGCTGTTTTCTGTACAAAATATAGGCCTTTGCCGCTTTAGCATGACCATGCTTTATTAAGTATTGCTCTACAATATCTTGAATCTGCTCTACACTGGCTATTCCTTCTAAATTATTTTCTACGTACTCTGTCACTTCATCTGCTATTTCAAGGGCATCTTTGTATTCCCCTTCTTCCACTGCCTTAAAAGCTTTGTATATAGCATTTGCAATCTTTATCTTATCAAACTCAACTTCCCTTCCATCTCTTTTTATAACCTTCATAGCAATTCTCATGATTTTAAACCTCCATTCTTTTGTAAAAATAATTAAACCCCTTAACTTCTACGGCAAGTTAAGAGGTGTGCAAAGTACCTCACCTCCTCTATCGACCGTAGAGCAAGTGTAATCCAAATACAGGCAGGTCTCCTGACTTAGGTTCATCGCTCTTTACGCCTTCCCACCTTTCAAACATCGGGGACGGTTCCTTTTGTTTGAACAGACAGTGGCTTTTTGTAAAGAGCTCACCATCACAGTGGCGGGACCGTGCAGGATTCTCACCTGCTTCCCTTTTAACCCAATTCCCCTTTGAAATTGGGCACCTGTATCTGTGTATATTCTCTTTTGCACAAAATCTAGTATATTATTTATTAATATCCCCAACATGTAGTATACCACTGCTTTCTTTCATTGTCAATACAAAAAATGATTTAAAATAGGCCATTATTTTTGCCTATTTTAAATCATTTTTTATAGCCCTTTTACAATTACTGCATATTCCATAAAAATTCAATTCTCCATAATACACATCAAAGTCATATTTTTTATCTATCATTTTTATATACTTTACCAAATTTGGGCTGTAATATTCGTCTATACTACCACAATATTTGCAAATTAAATGAGCGTGAATCTTTTTTTGTTAAACATTTTAAGTTCATAGTATTTTTTGTTTCCTATTATATTTTCTGATAATATTCCCTTATCTACAAAAATTCCTAAATTCCTATAAAGAGTTGCTACACCATAATGGGACCATTCTTTCCTAACTTCCTCAAGGAGTGTATCAAAATCAAAGTGAATATTAGGGCTCTTCAAAAATACCTCTATTAAAATTTGGCGTTTCTCAGTTATCTTTAAGCCATTTGCTTTCAATGTTTTTATTATTAATGACATCAAATCGTTTTTGTTTTTATACATCATAGACCACCATATTTTTAACATATGTTCAATTTAAATATACACATTTTATTGACATATGTCAATAATTATTAGTACATTTTTTCCCATTTATTCCACAAGGCATTGTTTATCTCATCCACCAATACCGAGTTAAATTGCATTCCTTTATTGAAAATTACCTATTTTTTATTTTTTCTAATTCATATGTTAATAAAAAAAGAGGCTTCATACAAAAAGTATAATGCCTCTTTATACTAAATTACACATTAACAAGTTCTAATCCTTTTACAGGACAGTGAGCGTATTTTCTGTCCTTTGCCACCAGTGTTGTGACTAACCCTTTAGAATATTTATTAAAAAGTATGTCATGGCCTACGCAAAGACCTATTACTACATTGAGTTCTGTATTTTCTTGGTTCATTATCTCTGCCTGTGTTATAGGATTGCAAGTAGCAACAAATCCCTCTTTATCTTTTTGAATGTAGACTTGTGCAAAATTCAGAAGCCTTAATTTAAGCCATTCTACAGACATACTTTTTTCCTATCACTCTTGAATTTTTTATCTTTTATGTAGGATTTCCCCTCCCATTTGTCGAATTATTATATATACACTATAAAAAATTTTTTAAGAAGGAGGAAATTCTACATGTACCAGCTTCAATTGCTTTTAAATATACCTGAACTCTTTACCTCTCAGTCTAAAATTGATTTCTATTCTTCTATGTTTGAAAATCT
The sequence above is a segment of the Thermoanaerobacter ethanolicus JW 200 genome. Coding sequences within it:
- a CDS encoding Fur family transcriptional regulator, with the protein product MYKNKNDLMSLIIKTLKANGLKITEKRQILIEVFLKSPNIHFDFDTLLEEVRKEWSHYGVATLYRNLGIFVDKGILSENIIGNKKYYELKMFNKKRFTLI
- a CDS encoding anaerobic ribonucleoside-triphosphate reductase activating protein — its product is MMYDFMPVSFADFPGKIAATVFVSGCNFKCPYCHNSYLIQIREGIRSEKEFFDYLKKRANLIEGVCITGGEPTLWKGLQDFIKNIKDLNFSVKLDTNGSRPQVLEDLLDEGLLDYIAMDIKAPIEKYGIFLKNKKDIDNIQKSVEIVKNSNIDYEFRTTVNDKLLTLEDFEALADWISPAKRYVLQRYKYAEGVLDKEKSEIQDYDISFLKKIKEKLNGNFGEILIRE
- a CDS encoding ribonucleoside triphosphate reductase, with translation MRIAMKVIKRDGREVEFDKIKIANAIYKAFKAVEEGEYKDALEIADEVTEYVENNLEGIASVEQIQDIVEQYLIKHGHAKAAKAYILYRKQHQEIREFKKMFMDIEKMVDEYIGKQDWRVNENSNMSYSLQGLNNHISSTITAHYWLNKIYPPEVRDAHVNGDLHIHDLGLLSVYCCGWDLRDLLLSGFTGVEGKVQSKPPKHFRSALGQIVNFFYTLQGEAAGAQAFSNFDTYLAPFIYYDNLSYKEVKQALQEFIFNINVPTRVGFQTPFTNITMDLVVPEIMADEPVIIGGQLMDKTYKEFQKEMDMLNIAFAEVMMEGDASGRIFTFPIPTYNITKNFDWNSPVINKIMEMTAKYGLPYFSNFVNSDLDPNDVRSMCCRLRLDNRELRKRGGGLFGANPLTGSIGVVTINIPRIGYLSKSKEEFFQRLERLMDIAKTSLEIKREVLEKMTEMGLYPYSKFYLRDIKKRFGFYWKNHFNTIGLIGMNEALLNFMGVSIASEEGRKFALEVLDFMRHKLEQYQLESNFMYNLEASPAEGASYRLAKKDKELFPDIITAGSDVPYYTNSTQLPVDFTEDIFTALDLQEELQTKYTGGTVFHGFIGESINDVNTCKALVKKIAYNYRIPYYTITPTFSICEDHGYISGEHFECPYCGKECEVYSRVVGYYRPVKNWNEGKKKEFKDRKEFVV